A part of Verrucomicrobiia bacterium genomic DNA contains:
- a CDS encoding MotA/TolQ/ExbB proton channel family protein has protein sequence MELLVYLLLITTSVTGLGFVIERGLALRWRKVIPPEIESAVDSCQTRNDVPMLRRVCEQHASPIARLLKIAADHLDQPKADNVDAVQTRARHEIVKLERGLVVLEIIVGIAPLIGLVGTIAGMMTLFGDLGQTGLNDVAKLAGGIGLILRATLFGLLIAIPALIAWSYFNKKVEVLGVEMERLCEEFVRRLYREEKQ, from the coding sequence ATGGAACTGCTCGTTTATTTGCTGCTCATCACCACCTCCGTCACCGGTCTGGGATTCGTCATCGAACGCGGCCTCGCGCTCCGCTGGCGCAAGGTGATCCCCCCGGAAATTGAATCCGCGGTGGATTCCTGTCAGACCCGCAATGACGTGCCGATGCTGCGCCGCGTCTGTGAACAGCACGCCTCCCCCATCGCCCGCCTGCTGAAAATCGCCGCGGACCACCTCGACCAGCCCAAGGCCGACAACGTGGACGCCGTGCAAACCCGCGCGCGCCACGAAATCGTGAAGCTCGAACGCGGGCTGGTCGTGCTGGAAATCATTGTCGGCATCGCGCCGCTCATCGGCCTCGTCGGCACCATCGCCGGCATGATGACGCTCTTCGGCGACCTGGGGCAGACCGGCCTGAACGACGTGGCCAAGCTCGCCGGCGGCATCGGGCTCATCCTGCGCGCCACGCTGTTCGGCCTGCTCATCGCCATCCCCGCGCTCATCGCCTGGAGCTACTTCAACAAGAAGGTGGAAGTGCTCGGCGTCGAAATGGAACGGCTCTGCGAGGAATTTGTGCGCCGCCTCTACCGCGAAGAAAAGCAATAA
- a CDS encoding biopolymer transporter ExbD, which produces MRFPIRKRRQTPAVIIVALIDVLIVMLIFLLVTTSFKQQPALRLALPESSAAAKSGANDEPPLIVSIDASGTLRLGPDARAVTRDRLKEELLAEATKNPAVKLAINADKAAPFGQIVMVMDAAKAAGIKGVNAFTKQAAK; this is translated from the coding sequence ATGCGTTTTCCCATCCGCAAACGCCGTCAAACCCCGGCGGTCATCATCGTCGCCCTGATCGACGTGCTGATCGTGATGCTCATCTTCCTGCTCGTCACCACCTCGTTCAAACAGCAGCCGGCACTGCGCCTCGCCCTGCCCGAATCCTCCGCCGCCGCCAAGTCCGGCGCCAACGACGAACCGCCATTGATCGTGAGCATTGACGCCAGCGGCACCCTGCGCCTGGGACCCGACGCCCGGGCCGTCACCCGCGACCGGCTGAAGGAAGAATTGCTCGCCGAAGCCACCAAAAATCCCGCCGTCAAACTCGCCATCAACGCCGACAAGGCGGCCCCGTTTGGCCAGATCGTGATGGTGATGGACGCCGCCAAAGCCGCCGGCATCAAAGGCGTCAACGCCTTCACCAAGCAGGCCGCCAAATAA